One genomic region from Salinicola endophyticus encodes:
- the greB gene encoding transcription elongation factor GreB yields MQGRNMTRWRDPKKDPRQEKKSNLITPQGYDRLQGIHDHLSRVKRPQLSAKVGEAAALGDRSENADYTYNKKELNRVIARIRYLRKRLDELQVVDRLPADTGKVYFGAFVTLEDDTGEELSIRLVGHDETDTDKHWISIDAPLAQAALGKALDDDVVVAAPGGETHYIITAIDYAPG; encoded by the coding sequence ATGCAAGGACGCAACATGACCCGCTGGCGCGATCCCAAGAAGGACCCGCGCCAGGAGAAAAAGAGCAACCTGATCACCCCTCAGGGTTATGATCGATTGCAGGGCATCCATGACCATCTCTCGCGGGTCAAACGCCCCCAGCTCTCGGCCAAGGTAGGCGAAGCCGCCGCGCTGGGCGACCGCAGCGAGAATGCCGACTACACCTATAACAAGAAAGAGCTCAATCGGGTCATAGCGCGCATCCGCTATCTGCGCAAGCGCCTCGACGAGCTGCAGGTGGTCGATCGCTTGCCCGCAGACACCGGCAAGGTCTACTTCGGCGCTTTCGTCACCCTCGAGGACGACACCGGCGAGGAGCTGTCGATCCGTCTGGTCGGTCACGACGAGACCGACACTGACAAGCACTGGATCAGTATCGACGCGCCGCTGGCCCAGGCCGCACTGGGCAAGGCGCTGGACGACGACGTGGTGGTCGCTGCACCGGGCGGCGAGACCCACTACATCATCACCGCGATCGACTACGCCCCGGGCTGA
- a CDS encoding HDOD domain-containing protein, producing MSALSDPHQTSVLFARQPIFDSSREIVAFELLFRPTDGGPMPLPFDGNRATSTVLLNAFTQGDLKTVGQGKQLYVNFTADTLAGEIPFDNVHMVVEILEDTPCTDAVCQRLIELRAQGFTLALDDYTEHDATHPFLPLVDVVKLEYPHYSNDEFYWIITQLRRHHPHLKLLAEKLETEAELEHCLEVGCDYFQGYFLARPQIIHGKPVTTARLTILKLITELNQPDISTRDVAATIERDPALGMRLLRLVNTTQYQRAGEIDSLHQAVTLIGTQRIRSLATLLALSELNDKPHSLRQLALTRASLCRELAIDDPQRSERAFIVGLFSYLEAFFDRPLKDLVAILPLHASINAALLQQEGPLGALLDTAIKLEHGDWNEIPWARLQALGIQPTDVGAANQRALKIVGELQASGGF from the coding sequence ATGTCAGCGCTCTCCGACCCTCATCAGACCTCGGTGCTGTTCGCGCGTCAGCCGATCTTCGACAGCTCGCGCGAGATCGTCGCCTTCGAGCTGCTGTTCCGCCCCACCGACGGCGGCCCCATGCCGCTGCCCTTCGACGGCAACCGCGCCACCAGCACAGTGCTGCTCAACGCCTTCACCCAGGGCGACCTGAAAACTGTCGGCCAGGGCAAGCAGCTCTACGTCAACTTCACCGCAGATACCCTGGCCGGCGAGATTCCCTTCGACAACGTGCACATGGTAGTGGAGATCCTCGAAGACACGCCCTGCACCGACGCCGTGTGCCAGCGGCTCATAGAGCTGCGCGCACAGGGCTTCACCCTGGCGCTGGACGACTACACCGAGCACGACGCCACCCACCCGTTCCTGCCACTGGTGGATGTCGTCAAGCTGGAGTACCCGCACTACTCGAACGATGAGTTCTACTGGATCATCACCCAGCTGCGCCGACACCACCCGCACCTCAAGCTGCTGGCCGAGAAGCTCGAGACCGAAGCGGAGCTGGAGCACTGCCTGGAAGTCGGCTGCGACTATTTTCAGGGCTACTTCCTGGCACGCCCGCAGATCATTCACGGCAAGCCAGTGACCACCGCCCGCCTGACTATTCTCAAGCTGATCACCGAACTCAATCAGCCCGATATCAGCACGCGCGATGTCGCCGCAACGATCGAGCGCGACCCGGCACTCGGCATGCGCCTGCTGCGCCTGGTCAATACCACGCAATACCAGCGCGCCGGCGAGATCGACTCGCTGCATCAGGCGGTGACGCTGATCGGCACTCAGCGCATCCGCAGCCTGGCCACGCTGCTGGCCCTCAGCGAGCTGAACGACAAACCCCACTCGCTGCGCCAGCTGGCGCTCACCCGAGCCAGCCTGTGCCGGGAGCTGGCGATCGACGACCCGCAGCGCTCCGAGCGCGCCTTCATCGTCGGCCTGTTCTCCTATCTGGAGGCGTTCTTCGACCGCCCGCTGAAGGATCTGGTCGCCATCCTGCCGCTGCACGCCTCGATCAACGCTGCCCTGCTGCAGCAGGAGGGGCCGCTGGGTGCGTTACTCGACACCGCGATCAAGCTGGAGCACGGCGACTGGAACGAGATCCCCTGGGCGCGGCTACAAGCCCTCGGCATCCAGCCCACCGACGTCGGTGCCGCCAACCAGCGCGCGCTGAAAATCGTCGGCGAGCTGCAGGCTAGCGGCGGCTTTTGA
- a CDS encoding methyltransferase, which translates to MKAQTPPCELLARQDADYRGWLWVAPPRDSWLESGEGVVWSADLGVVNAWRAAGREAHAELALPPLAPPGAVLFWPKSHALGEWWLRTLSATLPGGTPIQVVGEHQGGIKRVPKVLAAMGHACRKLDNARRCTLFATEAGEGTPDPEAGWERFETHGMALATHPGVFGHGKLDDGTRLLLETLETLAERGELPAGPTLDIGCGDGILAAWLSRRGQAVTATDVSAFAVAATQRTLALNQLAGEARQSDVFQAVPERFALIVSNPPFHQERAVDYGPAARLIEEAPAHLEAGGVLLLVVNAFLPYPDWLTAAFGEFETLADDRRYRVYRAVKSRR; encoded by the coding sequence ATGAAGGCACAAACGCCCCCGTGTGAACTGCTGGCGCGCCAGGACGCGGATTATCGCGGCTGGCTATGGGTGGCGCCACCACGGGATAGCTGGCTGGAGAGCGGCGAGGGCGTGGTGTGGAGCGCCGATCTCGGCGTGGTGAACGCGTGGCGGGCGGCCGGGCGCGAAGCCCACGCGGAGCTGGCGCTGCCACCACTGGCGCCCCCCGGCGCGGTGCTCTTCTGGCCCAAGAGCCACGCCCTGGGCGAGTGGTGGCTACGCACCCTGAGCGCGACCCTGCCCGGCGGCACGCCGATCCAGGTCGTCGGTGAGCACCAGGGCGGAATCAAGCGGGTGCCCAAGGTGCTCGCAGCCATGGGGCACGCCTGCCGCAAGCTGGATAACGCCCGCCGCTGCACCCTGTTCGCGACCGAGGCGGGAGAGGGTACGCCCGACCCGGAGGCGGGCTGGGAACGCTTCGAGACCCACGGGATGGCGCTGGCGACCCACCCCGGGGTGTTCGGCCACGGCAAGCTCGATGATGGCACCCGGCTGCTGCTGGAGACGCTGGAAACACTCGCCGAGCGCGGTGAGCTGCCCGCCGGGCCCACCCTGGATATCGGCTGCGGTGACGGCATCCTGGCGGCGTGGCTTTCGCGCCGTGGCCAGGCGGTGACGGCCACCGATGTTAGTGCCTTTGCGGTGGCGGCGACCCAGCGCACCCTGGCGCTCAATCAGCTTGCGGGGGAGGCGCGCCAGAGCGATGTGTTCCAGGCGGTGCCGGAGCGCTTCGCGCTGATCGTCAGCAATCCGCCGTTCCATCAGGAGCGGGCGGTCGACTATGGCCCGGCGGCGCGTCTGATCGAGGAGGCGCCGGCGCATCTCGAGGCCGGTGGGGTGCTGCTGCTGGTGGTCAACGCCTTCCTGCCGTATCCCGATTGGCTGACGGCGGCGTTCGGCGAGTTCGAAACCCTTGCTGATGACCGCCGTTATCGGGTTTACCGCGCGGTCAAAAGCCGCCGCTAG
- a CDS encoding methyltransferase domain-containing protein — MPDRADSDAPVGGLHGNDVPVVQDRIFDGLADKFASSLYASARGHIRLAVLTPLLEQALPADGSAALDVGGGLGQMSAWLAARGHRVTLAEPSAEMLARARETLAQTPSAMPVQALQAPLQALGELAPGPWPLVVCHAVLEWLADPAAGLRQLATLLAPQGRLSLMVFNRDALRFSNVVKGNLDKALEDRLSGTGQRQRLTPISPLTHADIVRWCQACGLEIERVAGVRIFHDYLREREPSEADLAKLIALERRYCETEPHWRLGRYLHYLIRPAVPAGSEPPRDPHLQGESR, encoded by the coding sequence ATGCCTGATCGCGCCGATAGTGACGCGCCTGTCGGTGGTCTTCATGGCAACGATGTGCCGGTGGTGCAGGACCGTATCTTCGACGGTCTGGCCGACAAGTTCGCCTCCAGCCTGTATGCCAGCGCGCGCGGGCATATCCGCCTGGCGGTGCTGACGCCGCTGCTCGAGCAGGCGCTGCCGGCGGATGGTTCGGCGGCGCTGGATGTCGGCGGCGGCCTGGGCCAGATGAGCGCCTGGCTCGCCGCGCGGGGGCATCGGGTCACCCTGGCGGAGCCCTCCGCCGAGATGCTGGCCCGGGCCCGTGAGACCCTGGCGCAAACTCCGTCGGCGATGCCGGTGCAGGCGCTGCAGGCGCCACTGCAGGCGCTCGGCGAGCTGGCCCCCGGGCCTTGGCCACTGGTGGTGTGCCATGCGGTGCTGGAGTGGCTGGCCGACCCCGCAGCCGGGCTGCGCCAGCTCGCGACACTGCTGGCGCCGCAGGGGCGGCTGTCGCTGATGGTGTTCAACCGCGATGCGCTGCGGTTTTCCAACGTGGTCAAGGGCAATCTCGACAAGGCCCTGGAGGATCGCCTGTCGGGTACCGGTCAGCGCCAGCGGCTGACGCCGATCTCGCCGCTGACCCATGCCGATATCGTGCGCTGGTGCCAAGCCTGCGGGCTCGAGATCGAGCGTGTCGCCGGGGTGCGCATCTTCCATGACTACCTGCGCGAGCGCGAGCCCAGCGAGGCCGACCTGGCCAAGCTGATTGCGCTGGAGCGCCGCTACTGCGAGACCGAGCCGCACTGGCGTCTGGGCCGCTACCTGCACTATCTGATCCGTCCCGCTGTTCCCGCCGGAAGCGAACCCCCGCGAGACCCGCACCTGCAAGGAGAGAGCCGATGA
- a CDS encoding HPP family protein, whose amino-acid sequence MVKQYLSKMKGAPVSRPAPNWRDALWSWLGAFLGMAGVGWLSTQATQAHPLLMVGSFGATSVLLYAAPESPLAQPRNVLGGNVLSALCGFVTWSLLGDGWIAAAVAVSTAILLMQLTHTLHPPGGATALIAVIGSGDLHQLGWIYAFFPVGLGCILMLSVAVVINNLARHRRYPQHWW is encoded by the coding sequence ATGGTGAAGCAATATCTGAGCAAGATGAAAGGCGCCCCGGTCTCGCGCCCTGCCCCCAACTGGCGCGACGCGCTGTGGTCCTGGCTCGGCGCCTTTCTGGGCATGGCCGGCGTGGGCTGGCTCAGCACCCAGGCGACCCAGGCCCACCCGCTGCTGATGGTCGGCTCGTTCGGTGCCACCTCGGTGCTGCTCTACGCCGCACCGGAGAGCCCGCTGGCTCAGCCGCGCAATGTGCTCGGCGGCAACGTGCTCTCGGCGCTCTGCGGCTTCGTCACCTGGTCGCTACTGGGGGACGGCTGGATCGCCGCCGCGGTCGCGGTCTCCACCGCCATCCTGCTGATGCAGCTGACCCACACCCTGCACCCGCCCGGCGGCGCCACCGCACTGATCGCGGTGATCGGCTCGGGCGACCTGCACCAACTCGGCTGGATCTACGCCTTCTTCCCGGTCGGCCTCGGCTGCATCCTGATGCTCAGCGTGGCGGTGGTGATCAATAACCTCGCCCGGCACCGGCGCTATCCGCAGCACTGGTGGTGA
- a CDS encoding GNAT family protein, with product MTLTLVHPTQAHQSAFLAAVRHSQPLLGGWVFPPETPQAYADFLSRYAAETHVSYLAIAPDGSLIGCINLNEIVRGALQSAYLGYYGFAPHQGRGWMKQALGEVITRAFDRHGLHRLEANIQPANRRSIGLVQSLGFRREGFSPRYLRLDGEWRDHERYAITAEEWGV from the coding sequence ATGACGCTGACACTCGTTCACCCCACGCAGGCGCACCAGTCGGCCTTTCTGGCCGCCGTTCGGCACAGCCAGCCGCTGTTGGGTGGCTGGGTCTTTCCGCCGGAAACGCCACAGGCCTACGCCGATTTCCTCTCCCGCTACGCGGCGGAGACCCACGTGAGCTACCTCGCCATCGCCCCCGATGGCAGCCTGATCGGCTGTATCAACCTGAATGAGATCGTCCGCGGTGCGCTGCAATCCGCTTATCTGGGCTATTACGGCTTTGCGCCGCACCAGGGCAGGGGATGGATGAAGCAGGCGCTGGGCGAAGTGATTACCCGCGCCTTCGATAGGCACGGCCTGCATCGGCTGGAGGCCAATATTCAACCCGCCAACCGCCGCTCGATCGGTCTGGTGCAATCCCTGGGCTTTCGCCGTGAAGGCTTTTCGCCGCGCTACCTGCGCCTCGATGGCGAATGGCGCGACCATGAGCGCTATGCCATCACCGCAGAAGAGTGGGGTGTCTGA
- a CDS encoding GNAT family N-acetyltransferase codes for MSIQVREARETDIGEIFAIRTSVAENHLSLEQLAEMGITPETIAAELAKEPCLWVAEIDGVPVGFSMVRNETGCVFGLFVRADHEGRGVGRSLLERAERHLFATFDKIWLETEIGSRAYAFYERAGWLPVEKRDLGLMKFVKVRTVASDL; via the coding sequence ATGTCAATTCAAGTGAGAGAAGCGAGAGAGACAGACATCGGGGAGATCTTCGCCATACGCACCAGCGTGGCGGAGAACCATCTTTCGCTCGAGCAGCTCGCCGAAATGGGCATCACACCTGAGACCATCGCCGCCGAGCTCGCTAAGGAACCTTGTCTTTGGGTTGCAGAGATTGATGGAGTACCCGTGGGCTTTTCAATGGTTCGTAATGAGACCGGGTGCGTGTTTGGACTGTTCGTCCGCGCCGACCATGAGGGGCGAGGCGTGGGCCGCAGTCTTCTCGAACGCGCCGAGCGCCACCTCTTCGCCACCTTCGACAAGATCTGGCTGGAAACCGAGATTGGCAGTCGAGCCTATGCGTTCTACGAGCGTGCCGGCTGGCTTCCCGTTGAAAAACGGGATCTTGGATTAATGAAGTTTGTCAAAGTCCGAACCGTGGCGAGTGACCTCTGA
- a CDS encoding ATP-binding protein, with translation MQLMRMIIKNFRCYRDETILEVNNLTAIIGRNDIGKSAILDALDAFFNDSIEAGDLSTTANGNAVEITCVFSGMPLEVVLDTTEPTSPEEEGLLNSEGQLEIRKIFTFGARKTSSIYLNCSQPRDARLSNLLSLKNTPLKNLAEELNVDLEGVNRRKNPPIRQAIRNQIGGDREEVLLKVDGGVDNEDNLKVVWKSIKKLLPIYSLFKSDKSFDDKDGDVKNPLQAAVDEALALDEIRQLLDRVEEKVREFSTEVAGRTIEKLKNFDESIAERLRSEFGKTPSYSKIFDLTLLNDVGIPLNKRGSGIRRLVILSFFQAQAEKRKAESGAPAIIYAIEEPETSQHPNHQRMIIDSLSDLANSENVQVLFTTHSANLAREIPTESLRYISNEGENGIAIELGAVDGVKNEEVIDKIITALGILPNPTDRVKVLLYVEGNHDVNALKRYSKILSEHDPTILDLNTTDCVGYVITGGSALKHYLEQKHLDGLGKPEVHVYDNDIPSYRDAVQAINDDPNPSKVAFNTVKNELENYLHPDAIEEAYAAQGTQAVAIGDITDEIDVPAEVAKKFNELNANNWDELPDEKKKEKASDKKKSLNTIVVEKMTVERLKKNGGYGDIHTWLSAVSNFAAR, from the coding sequence ATGCAACTAATGCGCATGATCATAAAAAATTTTCGCTGCTATCGAGATGAAACCATTCTCGAAGTAAACAACCTAACAGCAATAATCGGTCGTAACGATATTGGGAAGTCCGCGATTTTAGATGCACTTGATGCCTTTTTTAATGACTCAATTGAGGCTGGGGATTTGTCAACGACAGCGAATGGGAACGCTGTAGAGATAACTTGCGTTTTCAGCGGAATGCCACTGGAAGTTGTACTGGATACAACCGAACCAACTTCACCAGAAGAAGAAGGTCTGTTGAACTCGGAAGGTCAGTTGGAAATAAGAAAAATCTTCACCTTTGGGGCAAGGAAAACCTCTTCGATCTATCTCAATTGCAGTCAGCCTAGAGATGCTCGTCTATCCAACCTGTTAAGCCTGAAAAATACACCATTGAAGAACCTGGCTGAGGAATTGAACGTTGACTTAGAGGGGGTGAATAGGAGGAAAAACCCACCAATCCGGCAGGCTATTAGAAATCAAATTGGCGGTGATAGAGAAGAAGTCCTTCTGAAAGTGGATGGGGGAGTAGACAATGAGGACAATTTAAAGGTTGTGTGGAAGTCCATAAAAAAACTCCTTCCAATTTACTCTCTATTCAAATCTGACAAGTCTTTCGATGATAAAGATGGCGACGTTAAAAACCCGCTGCAAGCTGCAGTTGATGAAGCGCTAGCGCTTGATGAAATACGGCAGTTGCTGGATCGAGTAGAAGAGAAGGTCAGGGAATTCTCTACAGAGGTTGCAGGTCGGACCATCGAGAAACTGAAGAACTTTGACGAATCAATAGCAGAAAGGCTTCGCTCGGAATTTGGTAAAACACCAAGCTATAGCAAGATATTTGACCTCACTCTTTTAAATGATGTTGGCATACCTTTGAACAAGCGCGGTAGCGGGATTAGGCGCTTAGTGATTTTGAGTTTCTTTCAAGCTCAAGCAGAAAAGAGGAAAGCTGAATCTGGTGCGCCCGCGATCATCTATGCTATTGAAGAGCCGGAGACATCCCAGCACCCCAACCATCAGAGGATGATAATTGATTCGCTTTCTGACCTCGCAAATTCTGAAAACGTACAGGTGCTGTTTACAACGCACAGTGCAAACTTGGCAAGAGAAATACCCACAGAGTCACTTAGATACATCTCCAACGAAGGAGAGAATGGTATAGCAATAGAGCTCGGCGCCGTAGACGGCGTTAAGAACGAAGAAGTAATCGACAAAATCATTACGGCGCTTGGCATTTTGCCTAACCCAACGGACAGAGTTAAGGTTCTTCTCTATGTTGAGGGGAATCATGATGTAAACGCCCTAAAAAGATATAGCAAGATTCTTTCAGAGCACGATCCTACGATTCTAGATTTGAATACTACTGATTGCGTCGGCTATGTAATTACAGGCGGTTCAGCTCTCAAACATTACCTTGAACAAAAGCATCTTGATGGTTTGGGTAAGCCAGAGGTTCATGTGTACGACAACGATATACCATCCTACAGAGATGCAGTTCAAGCAATAAACGATGATCCAAATCCGTCAAAGGTGGCATTTAACACAGTTAAGAATGAGTTGGAGAATTACCTTCATCCAGATGCAATAGAAGAAGCGTATGCAGCCCAAGGAACTCAAGCTGTAGCCATTGGTGACATTACCGATGAGATAGATGTTCCTGCGGAAGTAGCGAAGAAATTCAATGAGCTCAACGCGAATAACTGGGATGAGTTGCCAGATGAAAAGAAGAAAGAGAAAGCAAGTGATAAGAAAAAATCGCTGAATACCATTGTGGTTGAAAAAATGACTGTAGAAAGACTAAAGAAAAACGGTGGATATGGTGATATCCATACATGGCTTTCTGCAGTAAGTAATTTTGCGGCACGATAA
- a CDS encoding DUF4062 domain-containing protein: MEQRKYQVFVSSTYIDLVEERQEIMHALLELDCIPAGMELFPAANEDQWSLIKGVIEESDYYLLVIGGRYGSVSPEGLSYTEMEYRYAIESGKPVISFLHKDPESIPVKKAEKSSEGKEKLEAFRDLVQKRMCKYWQTPQELGSVVSRSLIMLQKKHPGIGWVRGDQVMSGDASREILKLRNKIEMLEKEIEENETKAPSGTEQLAKGDEEFEIDCSFDSTDSDGTPWSWEYPVQVTWNDLFSEISPLMMHEADALRIKQRLKTFVSRLALEAVNQNKDFKGHRAARNFSIDQSAFETVLIQLSALGLIIQSVKNRSVKDQSTYWKLSPYGVTMMNQLRAVASAK; this comes from the coding sequence ATGGAGCAAAGAAAGTATCAAGTTTTTGTAAGCTCTACCTACATAGATTTGGTAGAAGAGCGACAAGAAATTATGCACGCATTATTAGAGCTCGACTGTATCCCTGCAGGTATGGAGTTATTTCCGGCCGCGAACGAAGATCAGTGGTCGCTTATCAAGGGCGTAATTGAAGAATCGGACTATTATCTTCTGGTAATCGGTGGGCGTTATGGAAGCGTTTCTCCAGAAGGGCTTAGTTACACTGAAATGGAATACCGTTACGCTATCGAAAGTGGAAAACCTGTGATTTCATTTCTTCACAAAGATCCCGAGTCGATCCCGGTTAAAAAAGCCGAGAAATCTAGCGAAGGAAAAGAAAAACTTGAGGCTTTCCGTGACCTTGTCCAAAAAAGAATGTGCAAGTACTGGCAGACGCCTCAAGAGCTTGGCTCTGTAGTGAGTAGAAGCTTGATCATGCTGCAGAAGAAGCATCCAGGTATAGGCTGGGTTCGGGGAGACCAGGTTATGTCAGGTGATGCTTCGAGAGAGATATTAAAGCTTAGAAATAAGATTGAGATGCTAGAAAAAGAAATCGAAGAAAATGAAACTAAAGCTCCATCAGGAACTGAACAGCTAGCGAAGGGCGATGAGGAGTTTGAAATAGATTGTAGCTTTGACTCTACTGATTCGGATGGAACTCCGTGGTCATGGGAATATCCTGTCCAAGTCACTTGGAATGATCTATTTTCTGAAATATCTCCGTTGATGATGCATGAAGCTGACGCATTAAGAATTAAGCAAAGGCTTAAGACGTTTGTATCAAGGTTAGCGCTCGAGGCAGTAAATCAAAATAAAGACTTTAAGGGTCATAGAGCAGCAAGAAACTTTTCAATTGATCAGAGCGCGTTTGAAACCGTTTTAATCCAGTTGAGCGCCTTAGGGTTGATTATTCAAAGTGTAAAAAATAGAAGCGTAAAAGACCAATCAACGTATTGGAAGCTATCTCCATATGGCGTAACTATGATGAACCAATTGAGGGCCGTAGCATCTGCAAAGTAG
- a CDS encoding TetR/AcrR family transcriptional regulator: MPTQARERLIATAEALFYQRGIQAVGISELIDTSGVGRASFYRHFDSKDALVHAVLRHRNERSLAAFEAGLAGSDGSPLGVFDVVAERYGQADFRGCAFINAMVEAADRGSETHRIARAHKLAQIEIIARQLRQAGYSPSEELASDFQLLIDGAVMGVLREGNLEPVERAKQIAARLLSL, translated from the coding sequence ATGCCGACACAGGCGCGTGAACGACTGATAGCGACAGCGGAAGCGCTCTTCTACCAACGCGGCATCCAGGCGGTCGGCATCAGCGAACTGATCGACACCTCCGGCGTGGGGCGTGCGTCCTTCTACCGTCACTTCGACAGTAAGGATGCCCTGGTGCATGCGGTGCTACGCCACCGCAATGAGAGGTCCCTGGCCGCCTTCGAGGCAGGTCTTGCCGGAAGCGATGGCTCGCCTCTGGGTGTGTTCGATGTGGTCGCCGAGCGCTACGGGCAAGCCGATTTTCGGGGCTGTGCCTTTATCAACGCCATGGTCGAAGCCGCCGACCGGGGCAGCGAGACCCACCGCATCGCCAGAGCGCACAAGCTGGCTCAGATAGAGATCATCGCTCGCCAGCTCCGGCAAGCCGGCTACTCACCGAGCGAAGAGCTTGCCAGTGATTTTCAGCTACTGATCGATGGCGCGGTCATGGGCGTACTACGCGAAGGCAATCTCGAACCGGTCGAGAGAGCCAAGCAGATAGCGGCCAGACTGCTGAGTCTGTAA
- a CDS encoding LysE family translocator: MSPLTTLAMTAMLLFGSPGPGPMTIVATSATFGVRKTLSLYVGILTGLAISMVAAALGLAALLAAWPSAKLTLQIVGGLYVLYLAYRIATTPLDTHAAEGARLTMRDGVLLNVLNPKSYAVLLVIYSQFLLPISPAAIAYVATMGVCLAVAVFTNIFWMCVGGAIRPLVQRPLFSRLLRLTFALLMIGAVFWAFIQS; the protein is encoded by the coding sequence ATGTCGCCACTCACCACGCTCGCCATGACGGCAATGCTGTTGTTCGGCTCTCCGGGGCCGGGCCCCATGACCATCGTGGCGACATCCGCCACCTTTGGGGTGCGCAAGACGCTCTCGCTCTATGTGGGCATTCTGACCGGGCTGGCGATATCGATGGTGGCCGCTGCCCTGGGTCTGGCGGCGCTACTGGCAGCCTGGCCGAGTGCGAAGCTGACACTACAGATCGTGGGCGGGCTCTATGTGCTCTACCTCGCCTACCGCATCGCGACCACGCCACTCGACACTCACGCAGCCGAAGGCGCCCGCCTGACGATGCGCGATGGTGTCCTGCTCAACGTGCTCAACCCGAAGTCCTACGCGGTACTACTGGTGATCTACTCGCAGTTTCTGCTGCCGATCTCGCCAGCGGCCATCGCTTATGTGGCCACCATGGGGGTTTGCCTGGCGGTTGCCGTGTTCACCAATATCTTCTGGATGTGCGTCGGCGGCGCCATTCGGCCCCTTGTGCAGCGCCCTCTCTTCTCCCGGTTGCTACGTCTCACCTTCGCTCTGCTGATGATCGGCGCTGTCTTCTGGGCCTTCATACAGAGTTGA
- a CDS encoding DUF1654 domain-containing protein encodes MAKPRKPSSYELLAERVRHQITGANNRGATQVRLERFDTESPADWDRLLEEFETVDYVTVTRTADGEALVSWNPAEAEAAM; translated from the coding sequence ATGGCCAAGCCACGCAAACCCTCGAGCTATGAGCTGCTCGCCGAGCGCGTAAGGCACCAGATCACCGGCGCCAACAACCGCGGGGCGACGCAGGTGCGACTGGAGCGCTTCGACACCGAGAGCCCGGCAGACTGGGATCGTCTGCTCGAGGAGTTCGAGACCGTCGACTATGTGACAGTGACACGCACCGCCGACGGCGAGGCGCTGGTGAGCTGGAATCCGGCCGAGGCCGAGGCGGCGATGTGA
- a CDS encoding DNA adenine methylase yields MAKPIIPWMGGKRRLAKRISRLMPPHQCYVEPFAGGAALFFLREDPAPVEVINDLNGDLVNLYRVVQNHLEEFVRQFKWALTSRQIFEWEKITRPETLTDIQRAARFYYLQRLTFGGNPSSYNFGTSTTTRPGLNLLRLEESLSEAHLRLARTFIENLTWQACVERYDRPHTLFYMDPPYLDTGGYGVEFGIEQYEQIAEMIGRIKGRAIVSLNDHPEVRRIFAGYHIESADIRYTVGAGAAKSAKEVLICSWPVA; encoded by the coding sequence GTGGCCAAACCTATCATTCCCTGGATGGGCGGCAAGCGCCGTCTCGCTAAGCGTATCTCGCGGCTAATGCCGCCTCACCAGTGCTACGTCGAGCCATTCGCCGGTGGTGCTGCGCTGTTCTTTCTGCGTGAAGATCCGGCCCCGGTTGAGGTCATCAACGACCTCAACGGCGACCTGGTCAATCTTTATCGCGTCGTGCAAAACCACCTCGAGGAGTTTGTGCGCCAGTTCAAGTGGGCGCTGACGAGCCGACAGATTTTCGAGTGGGAGAAGATAACGCGGCCGGAGACGCTGACTGACATCCAGCGCGCGGCCCGATTCTACTACCTGCAGCGGCTTACCTTCGGCGGCAACCCGAGCAGCTACAATTTCGGCACATCCACGACGACTCGGCCAGGGCTCAATCTGCTGAGGCTAGAGGAAAGCCTCTCCGAGGCTCACTTGCGCCTTGCCCGGACGTTCATTGAGAACCTGACGTGGCAGGCTTGTGTCGAGCGCTACGACCGCCCTCACACGCTGTTCTACATGGACCCTCCCTATCTCGACACCGGGGGTTATGGTGTCGAGTTTGGCATCGAGCAGTATGAGCAAATTGCGGAGATGATCGGTCGGATCAAGGGGCGAGCTATCGTGAGCCTCAACGACCACCCCGAGGTGCGCCGGATATTCGCTGGCTATCACATCGAGTCGGCCGACATCCGCTATACCGTGGGGGCGGGTGCAGCCAAGTCGGCCAAGGAGGTGCTTATCTGCAGCTGGCCTGTGGCGTAA
- a CDS encoding Com family DNA-binding transcriptional regulator → MAISDIRCGRCNRMLARASEFQLLEIKCPRCGHIHTQRATSPRNRSIARGQTYHSLDGRQAPSR, encoded by the coding sequence ATGGCAATCAGCGACATTCGTTGCGGCCGCTGTAACCGCATGCTGGCGCGTGCCAGCGAATTTCAGCTACTCGAAATCAAATGCCCGCGGTGCGGGCACATTCACACCCAGAGGGCCACGAGCCCCAGGAATCGGAGTATCGCTCGTGGCCAAACCTATCATTCCCTGGATGGGCGGCAAGCGCCGTCTCGCTAA